A single genomic interval of Arthrobacter methylotrophus harbors:
- the trxB gene encoding thioredoxin-disulfide reductase, translating to MSKKQLIIIGSGPAGYTAAIYAARAGLSPLVLAGSVTAGGALMNTTEVENFPGFPAGIQGPDLMDGLQEQAGRFGAKIVFDDATEVHLAGHLKRVVTGSGDTHEAPAVIIATGSAYKELGLPEEKKLSGHGVSWCATCDGFFFREQDIVVVGGGDSAMEEATFLTRFAKTVTVVVRKGELRASRIMAQRAKDNPKIRFAWNSVVSAIHGDPKVTGLTLTDTRTGETREHAATGIFVAIGHVPRTSLVAGQVELDAEGYIKVDSPTTVTNLSGVFACGDAVDHRYRQAITAAGTGCAAALDAERYLAALEDADSIATALVEEPTHA from the coding sequence ATGAGCAAAAAACAGCTAATCATCATTGGATCCGGACCTGCCGGGTACACCGCCGCGATCTACGCCGCCCGGGCGGGTCTGAGCCCCTTGGTCCTTGCCGGATCGGTCACCGCCGGCGGTGCGCTGATGAACACCACCGAGGTGGAGAATTTCCCCGGTTTCCCCGCCGGCATCCAGGGCCCAGACCTCATGGACGGGCTGCAGGAGCAAGCCGGGCGCTTCGGCGCCAAGATAGTGTTCGACGACGCCACGGAAGTCCACTTGGCCGGGCACCTCAAGCGCGTGGTCACCGGATCGGGCGACACCCATGAAGCACCGGCCGTGATCATCGCGACAGGCTCTGCCTATAAGGAACTCGGCCTGCCAGAGGAGAAAAAGCTCAGCGGACACGGCGTGTCGTGGTGCGCCACATGCGATGGCTTCTTCTTCCGCGAACAGGACATTGTCGTGGTGGGCGGCGGAGACTCGGCCATGGAAGAAGCGACGTTCCTGACGCGCTTCGCGAAGACGGTGACCGTCGTCGTGCGAAAAGGAGAGCTCCGAGCCTCCCGGATCATGGCCCAGCGGGCCAAGGACAATCCGAAAATCCGCTTCGCATGGAATTCGGTCGTCAGCGCCATTCACGGCGACCCCAAGGTCACTGGCCTGACGTTGACGGACACGCGCACCGGTGAAACGCGCGAGCATGCGGCTACGGGCATATTCGTTGCCATTGGACATGTCCCCCGCACGTCTCTTGTTGCGGGGCAGGTGGAGCTCGATGCCGAGGGTTACATCAAAGTCGACTCCCCGACCACCGTTACCAACCTCTCCGGAGTCTTCGCCTGTGGAGACGCGGTGGACCATCGCTACCGTCAAGCCATTACAGCGGCCGGCACGGGATGCGCCGCGGCCCTGGACGCCGAGCGATATCTCGCCGCCCTCGAGGATGCCGACAGCATCGCCACCGCGCTGGTCGAAGAACCTACCCACGCCTGA
- a CDS encoding NAD(P)-dependent alcohol dehydrogenase yields the protein MFSVNAYAAPSANEPLVPTTIERRDVGAHDVLIEIKYAGICHSDIHTVRGDWGPQSYPLAPGHEIAGIVTAIGSEVTKHAIGDQVGVGCMVNSCRECKNCRKGEEQYCLKGMTGTYGAVDRDGTITQGGYSTHVVVTEDFVVRIPQGIELDAAAPLLCAGITTYSPLRHWGAGPGKKVAVVGLGGLGHMAVKLAHAMGADVTVLSQSLKKMEDGLRLGADQYFATSEPATFEKLARTFDLIINTVSAPIDISSYLQLLTLDGALVNVGAPAEPLPVNVFSLITGRRSFAGSAIGGIRETQEMLDFCAEHGIGAEIEVIPADKINGAYERVLASDVRYRFVIDVSTLG from the coding sequence ATGTTTTCCGTGAACGCTTACGCCGCCCCGTCGGCGAACGAACCCCTCGTCCCCACCACCATTGAGCGCCGCGACGTCGGCGCCCATGACGTGCTGATCGAGATCAAGTACGCAGGCATTTGCCATTCAGATATCCATACCGTCCGCGGCGATTGGGGACCGCAGTCCTACCCTCTCGCCCCTGGCCACGAAATCGCCGGAATTGTCACTGCGATCGGCTCCGAAGTCACCAAGCACGCGATCGGCGATCAGGTCGGCGTCGGCTGCATGGTCAACTCCTGCCGCGAATGCAAGAACTGCCGCAAGGGCGAGGAGCAGTACTGCCTCAAAGGCATGACCGGGACCTACGGCGCCGTAGACCGCGACGGGACAATCACCCAAGGCGGCTACTCCACGCACGTCGTGGTGACGGAAGACTTCGTCGTGCGCATCCCACAAGGAATCGAGCTCGACGCCGCCGCCCCCCTGCTGTGCGCAGGCATCACCACCTATTCGCCGCTTCGGCATTGGGGTGCCGGCCCGGGCAAGAAGGTCGCCGTCGTCGGACTCGGCGGGCTGGGCCACATGGCCGTCAAGCTCGCACACGCCATGGGCGCCGACGTCACGGTGTTGTCCCAATCGCTGAAGAAAATGGAAGACGGCCTGCGACTGGGCGCTGACCAGTACTTCGCTACGAGCGAGCCGGCCACTTTCGAAAAGCTCGCGCGAACCTTTGACCTGATCATCAACACCGTCAGCGCCCCCATCGACATCAGCTCCTACCTTCAGTTGCTGACGCTCGACGGCGCGCTGGTGAACGTGGGGGCCCCGGCGGAACCACTCCCGGTCAACGTTTTCTCGCTCATCACGGGACGGCGGTCCTTCGCCGGATCCGCGATCGGGGGCATCCGGGAGACCCAGGAAATGCTCGATTTCTGCGCCGAACATGGGATTGGCGCCGAGATCGAGGTCATCCCGGCCGACAAGATCAACGGCGCCTACGAGCGGGTGCTCGCCTCCGATGTGCGGTACCGCTTCGTCATTGACGTGTCCACGCTGGGCTAA
- a CDS encoding N-acetyltransferase family protein, with amino-acid sequence MFTEAEAEAVLIRPMKLDDWPEVSAIFMEGIETGQATFEAAVPEWEQFNTGRLPDHRFVAELAGKVLGWTAVSAISARPAYAGVVEHSVYVAGSARGQGIGSLLLKALAASTERHGIWTIQSSIFPENQASIRLHLAHGFKIVGRRERIARMSAGLLAGQWRDTFLLERRSSLL; translated from the coding sequence ATGTTCACCGAAGCGGAAGCCGAAGCCGTCCTGATCCGGCCCATGAAGCTGGACGATTGGCCCGAGGTCAGCGCGATCTTTATGGAGGGCATCGAGACCGGGCAGGCTACGTTCGAAGCGGCCGTCCCGGAGTGGGAACAATTCAACACAGGCCGCCTCCCGGATCATCGCTTCGTTGCCGAACTGGCGGGCAAGGTGCTGGGGTGGACGGCGGTTTCGGCGATATCGGCCCGCCCGGCATATGCCGGCGTCGTCGAACACTCCGTGTATGTCGCCGGGTCTGCGCGCGGACAGGGCATTGGAAGCCTGCTCCTGAAAGCTCTGGCAGCATCCACCGAGCGGCATGGCATCTGGACCATCCAGTCCAGCATTTTCCCCGAAAACCAGGCCAGTATCCGTCTTCATCTGGCCCATGGCTTCAAGATCGTCGGCCGACGCGAACGCATCGCACGCATGAGCGCCGGGCTGCTGGCCGGCCAATGGCGCGACACCTTCCTGCTTGAGCGCCGCTCATCCCTGCTTTGA
- a CDS encoding TMEM175 family protein yields MNKNRLEAFSDGVLAIVITIMVLELRVPPEPSWNGLLSVLPTFLSYLLSFVYVGIYWNNHHHMIHLADRVNGAILWANLHLLFWLSLFPFSTRWMDESGFAQVPVLAYGFNLLCAAVAYFVLQQSLIRQQGRQGALAQALGRDWKGKTSPLIYLAGLGLCFVQPLLAVATYTVVALIWLVPDRRVEHFVIRAQQGPPG; encoded by the coding sequence ATGAACAAGAACCGGCTCGAGGCATTCAGCGACGGCGTCCTCGCGATCGTCATCACCATCATGGTGCTTGAGCTGCGCGTGCCGCCGGAACCGAGCTGGAATGGCCTCCTCAGTGTTCTCCCCACTTTCCTTAGCTACCTGCTCAGCTTCGTCTACGTCGGGATCTACTGGAACAACCACCACCACATGATCCACTTGGCCGATCGGGTCAACGGAGCGATCCTTTGGGCGAACCTGCACTTGTTGTTTTGGCTGTCCCTCTTCCCGTTCAGCACCCGATGGATGGATGAGTCCGGTTTCGCGCAAGTCCCGGTGTTGGCCTATGGGTTCAACCTGCTCTGCGCCGCAGTTGCCTACTTCGTCCTGCAGCAGTCGTTGATCCGTCAGCAGGGCAGGCAAGGTGCGCTGGCTCAGGCGCTTGGCCGGGACTGGAAGGGCAAGACCTCGCCCCTGATCTACCTTGCCGGGCTTGGCCTCTGCTTCGTTCAGCCGCTGCTCGCCGTCGCTACGTACACGGTGGTGGCGCTGATCTGGTTGGTTCCGGACCGTCGGGTTGAGCATTTTGTCATCCGTGCGCAGCAGGGGCCGCCCGGGTAG